The sequence ATGAAGCAATTTCTTCACTTGATATACATCTACAATTACAAATAATAGATATCATTAAAGGTATTAATAAAGAATTCGGTAAAACAATAATATTTATTACACACAATATTGAATTATTGAAAAATTTAACGGAAGATATAATAGTATTACAAAAAGGGAAAATAGTAGAAAGAGGTAATATTTTAAAAGAAAGTAAAAATGAATATACCAAAAAATTATTAAATATATGGAGATAGCATAAAAAATAGATTTTTTCAGTGTTTTATGGTATAATTTATGAAAAGTGTGAAAGGGATTTTATGATACAAAATTTTGAAAATTCTAGTATTTATGCTAGAGAATTGTTTAAACTTGATGAGAAAAAGAAAAATTTAGAAAAAATTGCTCTTGAAAATAATATACCAATTATTACAAGAGAAGTATTAAAATATATGCTTTTTTTAGCAAAAAATATTAATGCAAAGAATATATTAGAAATTGGAACTGCAACTGGGTTTTCTAGTATTTTTTTAGCTGAAATTTCTAAAGAAAATAATGGAAAGTTAACTACAATAGAAATTGATGAGGAAAGATATATAGAAGCTAATAAAAATTTTGTAAACTTCAATCTAACTAAATATATTGAAAGTATTAATGATGATGCATTAAATATTTTACCAAATTTAAACAAGGAATTTGATTTTATTTTTATAGATGCATCTAAAAGTAAATATGAGTTATTCTTTGATTATTCATTTAAGTTATTAAAAAATGGTGGAATAATATTCATAGATAATTTAATGTTTAGAGGATATGTAGCTGAAAATGAAGCACCAAAAAGATATAAGACTTTGGTAAAAAATCTTAAACACTTTATAAATAATTTAAATGAAAAATATAATTTTACGTTATTGCCTTTTGGTGATGGTGTAGGTGTAGTAATAAAATAATGGAGGTAAAAATGAAAAAATTATTAATGGGTATAGCTTTTGTAAGCTTTTTAATTTCTTGTTCTTCAGTAGTAGAGAAGGTAGATATATATAAAGATTATCAACCTAAATATGAATTAGGTGAAAAGAAAAATGTAGAAGAAGAAATTAAAATAACATCTAAAACTACTAATGAGGAAATCCTAAATAGTGAAAAATTAAGTACAGTAATATTTAACAGAGAAAATAGAAAAATAAATAAAAATCTAAAGGGAGTTTGGGCAGCGTCAGTAATTAATTTAGACTTCCCTAAAACTACTTCTGCAGAAGATCAAAAAAGAGAAATTGATGAAATGATGGATAATATTAAAAAATGGGGATTGAATGCAGTTTTTTTCCATGTAAGACCATCTGCAGATGCACTATATGAATCTGAATTTGAACCTTGGTCTATATATTTAACTGGAGTTCAAAATAAATATCCTGGATATGATCCACTTGAATATGCTGTTAACTCTGCTCACAAAAGAGGAATTGAATTACATGCATGGATAAATCCATATAGAGCATCTATGACTACAGATTTAACACAACTTTCAGATAAAAGTATTGTTAAAAGAAAACCAGAATGGATATTTGAATATGAAGGAAAATACTATATGAATCCTGGAAATCCTGAAGTGGTTAATTATGTTTCTAATGCAATCGAAGAGATAGTTGAAAAATATGACATTGATGGATTACATTTAGATGACTATTTTTATCCATATCCATCAGCAACTGCAAAAATGGGAGATAATGTAGATCAAAAAGAATTTGATACTTATGGTAAAGGATATAATACTAGAGGAGAATGGAGACGTGATAATGTTAATAATATGATTAAGAATTTATCTGTTTCAGTACATAAAATAAAACCAAATTTATCATTTGGAGTAAGTCCATTTGGTATATGGAGAAATATAGATAATGATATGAGAGGATCTAAAACAAAAGGATTACAAAGTTATGATTCACTTTATGCTGATAGTTTAAAATGGATGAAAGAAGGATGGGTTGACTATATAGCACCTCAAATATATTGGAATATTGGTTTTGAAAAAGCAGACTATGAAGAATTAGTTAAATGGTGGGCAGAAAAATCAAAAGAAACTAATACTCCTTTATATGTTGGACATGGTATTTATAAATATTTAGAAAATAATCCATGGAAAGATCCAAATGAAGTAGAAAAACAATTAAAATTCAACGAAAATTTTGATGCTGTAAATGGTTCTATATTCTTTAGATACGGAACATTATTAGAAAATCCATCTAATATATTAAAGCAAATAGAGGATAATTTAAAATAAGGAAGTAAAAAATGGAATTTAAATTACATTCAGAATATAAGCCTACAGGAGATCAGCCTAAAGCTATAAAACAGGTAGTTGAAAATATAAAAAATGGTATAAGTGATCAAATAATATTAGGTGTTACAGGGAGTGGAAAAACATTTACTATAGCAAATATTATTAATGAACTTAATAAACCTGCATTAATAATGGCACCAAATAAAATTTTGGCAGCACAGTTATATAATGAATATAAACAATTTTTTCCTGAAAACGCAGTAGAATATTTTGTTTCATATTATGATTACTATCAGCCTGAAGCATACATA is a genomic window of Streptobacillus felis containing:
- a CDS encoding O-methyltransferase, coding for MIQNFENSSIYARELFKLDEKKKNLEKIALENNIPIITREVLKYMLFLAKNINAKNILEIGTATGFSSIFLAEISKENNGKLTTIEIDEERYIEANKNFVNFNLTKYIESINDDALNILPNLNKEFDFIFIDASKSKYELFFDYSFKLLKNGGIIFIDNLMFRGYVAENEAPKRYKTLVKNLKHFINNLNEKYNFTLLPFGDGVGVVIK
- a CDS encoding glycoside hydrolase family 10 protein, which encodes MKKLLMGIAFVSFLISCSSVVEKVDIYKDYQPKYELGEKKNVEEEIKITSKTTNEEILNSEKLSTVIFNRENRKINKNLKGVWAASVINLDFPKTTSAEDQKREIDEMMDNIKKWGLNAVFFHVRPSADALYESEFEPWSIYLTGVQNKYPGYDPLEYAVNSAHKRGIELHAWINPYRASMTTDLTQLSDKSIVKRKPEWIFEYEGKYYMNPGNPEVVNYVSNAIEEIVEKYDIDGLHLDDYFYPYPSATAKMGDNVDQKEFDTYGKGYNTRGEWRRDNVNNMIKNLSVSVHKIKPNLSFGVSPFGIWRNIDNDMRGSKTKGLQSYDSLYADSLKWMKEGWVDYIAPQIYWNIGFEKADYEELVKWWAEKSKETNTPLYVGHGIYKYLENNPWKDPNEVEKQLKFNENFDAVNGSIFFRYGTLLENPSNILKQIEDNLK